One Nitrospira sp. genomic region harbors:
- a CDS encoding NADH-quinone oxidoreductase subunit M encodes MLEELAAGFPILSCLLFLPFVGAAVLWLVDDEDMVRTSALTISLVELALAVFVLLRFVPDSAAMQFAEHVRWIPALGISYHLAVDGISVLFVGLTAFLTVLVIVYSWDTIRHQVKLYMMCLLALETTTMGVFVSLDLILFFVFWELMLIPSYFLIKLWGGGAERHHAALKYVLYTLLGSVFMLVGIALLDLNFHHWAVLRHTDQLYSFDLLDLLAVPIPVDQQILIFWLMFMGFAFKAPVFPFHTWLPDALLEGPIGMAVVLAGLKLGTFGFIRFSIPLLPEASKSHTVVTVIMCLGIAAITYGAIMALIQPDFRRLLAFSSISHLGFVMMGLFALNYQGLQGSLLTMINLGFSTAGLFFIAGFLYSRQQTTHLSAFGGMAQQVPLLASFFLLIGLASIGLPGTNGFVGEFLILLGTFKANWVFGAFAVTGVVFGAAYFLWYYERAILGPLGKAVKSTMADLQLREMVIAVSLSVMILWIGLYPSPFLHIMNGSIQALVDRLDHGTVAVLTEPVQRLDH; translated from the coding sequence ATGTTAGAAGAACTCGCAGCTGGTTTTCCCATCTTGTCCTGCCTCCTCTTTCTCCCGTTTGTCGGAGCCGCCGTGCTCTGGCTCGTGGATGATGAGGATATGGTTCGGACCTCCGCCCTGACGATCAGCCTGGTCGAACTGGCGCTGGCCGTCTTCGTCCTGCTTCGCTTTGTTCCCGATTCCGCTGCCATGCAATTTGCCGAACACGTTCGATGGATTCCCGCCTTGGGGATCAGCTATCACCTGGCAGTCGACGGCATCAGCGTGCTCTTTGTCGGGTTGACCGCGTTCCTGACGGTCCTCGTGATTGTGTATTCCTGGGACACCATTCGCCACCAGGTGAAACTCTACATGATGTGTCTCCTGGCCCTCGAAACGACGACCATGGGCGTCTTCGTCTCGCTGGACCTCATTCTCTTCTTCGTCTTTTGGGAATTGATGCTGATCCCGAGCTATTTTCTGATCAAGCTCTGGGGTGGCGGGGCCGAACGTCATCATGCCGCCTTGAAGTATGTGCTTTACACCCTCTTGGGCAGCGTCTTCATGCTCGTGGGCATTGCGCTTCTGGATCTGAACTTTCATCATTGGGCGGTCCTCCGGCATACCGATCAGCTCTACTCCTTTGACCTCCTCGATCTGTTGGCTGTCCCCATTCCGGTCGATCAGCAAATCCTAATTTTCTGGCTGATGTTCATGGGGTTTGCCTTCAAAGCCCCGGTGTTTCCATTCCACACGTGGCTGCCTGACGCCCTGCTCGAAGGGCCGATCGGGATGGCCGTGGTTCTCGCCGGACTCAAGCTCGGGACATTTGGCTTTATCCGCTTCAGCATTCCCTTGCTGCCAGAGGCATCGAAGAGCCACACCGTCGTGACGGTTATCATGTGCCTGGGAATTGCCGCGATTACGTATGGCGCCATCATGGCCCTGATCCAGCCGGATTTCCGCAGACTTCTGGCGTTCAGCAGCATCAGCCATTTGGGCTTTGTGATGATGGGGCTCTTCGCGCTCAACTACCAGGGTCTCCAGGGCAGCCTCCTGACGATGATTAATCTCGGATTCAGCACGGCGGGACTTTTCTTTATCGCCGGGTTCCTCTACTCGCGACAGCAAACCACTCACCTGTCGGCATTCGGCGGGATGGCCCAACAGGTACCGCTCCTCGCGTCATTCTTTTTACTGATCGGACTGGCATCAATCGGCCTGCCCGGCACCAACGGTTTCGTCGGAGAATTTCTGATTCTCCTCGGCACGTTTAAAGCCAATTGGGTGTTCGGCGCCTTCGCCGTCACCGGAGTCGTCTTCGGTGCGGCCTATTTTCTGTGGTACTACGAACGGGCGATACTGGGCCCTCTCGGAAAAGCCGTGAAGAGTACGATGGCTGATTTGCAGTTACGAGAAATGGTTATTGCCGTGTCGCTTTCCGTCATGATTCTCTGGATCGGGCTCTATCCGTCCCCCTTCCTCCACATCATGAACGGCTCGATCCAGGCGCTGGTAGACCGTCTCGATCATGGAACCGTCGCCGTGCTGACTGAACCAGTTCAACGATTGGATCACTAA
- a CDS encoding NADH-quinone oxidoreductase subunit M, producing the protein MGEYALLYILFAPFFGALALIFVSNRQALLVRGIAAGSAFISLMASLYLFYSYDPVRGGFQFIQRFEWSRQLGISLYLGVDGIGTPLVLASSILLFAGIFVSWHIKDRAKEFYIWILILAAATIGVFMSLDLFFLYFFYEMSVIPMYLLLGMWGSHTKKYLEMTDPEGVKQRDSVGFIFNFGSNSKEYAAMKLVLFLSAFAVAAFMGILLIYKYSGLNTFDILVLREHANLMNIPVLGTTLDKIIWVLIFFGFASIAPLWPLHSWSPVGHAAAPAATSMLHAGVLMKLGHFSIIRVAYEILPETTRELMPMAAVLCMFSIVYGGFVAYYAKDTKYVIGYSSSSHMGYVFLGMAALDYISLSGAVIYMFAHAMATGMLFSMAGWVYDQTHTRDIPSLGGLSNKMPFISACFVVGCMASIGMPGTINFIAEVMIIVGSWNKYPLQVIVAVLGIVLTMAYLFKMMRSLFYGPMDQKYSHSHDAVAFVDRLPLLIMISVSVGFGLFPMHLYNVVRSGVDPLIAKITHVVPVAELQTPEGPGTSLHEQLAARGAQLPASPVAQ; encoded by the coding sequence ATGGGTGAATACGCATTACTCTACATTCTCTTCGCTCCGTTCTTCGGCGCGCTCGCATTGATCTTCGTCTCCAACCGCCAGGCGCTCCTCGTGCGCGGGATTGCCGCCGGATCAGCGTTTATTTCGCTCATGGCGTCCCTCTATTTGTTCTATTCGTACGACCCTGTCAGAGGGGGATTCCAGTTCATCCAACGGTTTGAATGGTCGCGACAGCTCGGCATCTCGCTCTACCTTGGCGTCGACGGCATCGGCACGCCTCTGGTCCTGGCCTCGTCGATCTTGTTATTCGCGGGTATTTTTGTCTCCTGGCACATCAAAGATCGTGCAAAAGAGTTTTACATCTGGATTCTGATTCTCGCGGCCGCGACCATCGGCGTCTTCATGTCGCTGGACCTCTTCTTCCTCTATTTCTTCTACGAAATGTCGGTCATTCCGATGTACCTCCTACTGGGTATGTGGGGCAGCCATACCAAGAAGTATCTGGAAATGACCGATCCGGAAGGCGTCAAACAACGCGATTCAGTCGGCTTCATCTTCAATTTCGGATCGAACAGCAAAGAATACGCCGCCATGAAGCTGGTGCTGTTCCTCTCCGCCTTTGCCGTCGCGGCCTTCATGGGTATTCTCCTGATCTACAAATATTCAGGCTTGAACACGTTTGATATTCTGGTCCTCCGGGAACATGCCAATCTCATGAACATTCCCGTGCTGGGCACGACGCTGGATAAGATCATCTGGGTGTTGATTTTCTTCGGATTCGCCTCCATTGCTCCTCTGTGGCCATTGCATTCCTGGTCGCCTGTAGGACACGCGGCCGCTCCGGCTGCCACCAGCATGTTGCACGCCGGCGTCCTCATGAAGCTCGGACATTTCTCAATTATCAGAGTCGCCTATGAGATTCTCCCTGAGACCACGCGCGAATTGATGCCGATGGCGGCCGTGCTCTGCATGTTCAGTATCGTCTATGGCGGGTTCGTCGCGTACTACGCGAAAGACACGAAATACGTCATCGGGTATTCCAGTTCAAGTCACATGGGCTATGTGTTTCTCGGCATGGCGGCACTGGATTACATCAGTCTCAGCGGCGCGGTGATTTACATGTTCGCCCACGCGATGGCCACGGGCATGCTCTTCTCGATGGCCGGGTGGGTCTACGATCAAACCCACACCCGCGATATTCCGTCACTCGGGGGACTGTCGAACAAAATGCCCTTTATCTCCGCCTGCTTCGTGGTGGGATGCATGGCCTCCATCGGCATGCCGGGGACGATCAATTTCATCGCTGAAGTTATGATCATCGTGGGCAGCTGGAACAAATATCCACTCCAAGTGATTGTGGCCGTGCTCGGGATCGTGCTGACGATGGCCTACCTGTTTAAGATGATGCGGAGCCTGTTCTACGGCCCGATGGACCAGAAGTACAGTCACTCGCACGATGCGGTGGCGTTCGTCGACCGTCTCCCGCTCTTAATCATGATTTCCGTCAGCGTGGGATTTGGACTCTTCCCCATGCACCTATATAACGTGGTTCGCTCAGGAGTCGATCCGCTCATCGCGAAGATTACGCACGTCGTGCCCGTCGCCGAGCTTCAGACTCCGGAGGGACCGGGTACATCACTGCACGAACAGTTAGCGGCCCGTGGCGCCCAGCTCCCTGCTTCGCCCGTGGCTCAATAG
- a CDS encoding NADH-quinone oxidoreductase subunit J, protein MIAVFFSYFALMSIAAAVMTVALKNPVHCGLALLALLLHVSGFFVLLNAEFLWAVQVIVYAGAILVLYLFVLMLLNLKTDERYFHSTYLYFLTPAVLGSLYVIYLLLHSPFAGAKGDAPAVAVLQDGDTAAIGIKMFSDYLLQFEIVGVFLLGAIIGAIVLAKTPKPLNLRKD, encoded by the coding sequence ATGATTGCTGTCTTCTTTTCGTATTTTGCGCTGATGAGTATTGCGGCCGCCGTCATGACGGTCGCGCTCAAAAATCCCGTCCACTGCGGCTTGGCTTTGCTGGCCCTCCTCCTGCACGTCTCGGGCTTTTTCGTCCTGCTCAATGCGGAGTTTCTCTGGGCTGTCCAGGTCATCGTCTACGCCGGAGCCATCCTCGTGCTCTATCTCTTCGTCCTGATGCTCCTGAATCTCAAAACGGACGAGCGCTATTTTCACTCCACCTATCTGTATTTTTTGACCCCGGCCGTTCTGGGATCCCTCTACGTGATATATCTCTTGCTCCACTCGCCTTTTGCCGGAGCGAAAGGCGATGCACCCGCCGTCGCCGTCTTGCAGGACGGGGACACGGCCGCGATCGGGATCAAGATGTTCAGCGACTATCTCTTGCAATTTGAAATCGTGGGGGTCTTCTTGTTGGGTGCCATTATCGGCGCGATCGTGCTGGCGAAAACACCCAAGCCGCTCAACTTGAGGAAAGACTGA
- a CDS encoding NADH-quinone oxidoreductase subunit N, which translates to MNFELNMTIADLLFLLPEIFLTLWLCLVLIVDFAFPRLPKEQLAYLSVVGLVVTLGCLAWFDLTHISGALFGNMFVLDRMSIFFKMFIVGASILVILASIEYVNRFAFFRGEYYFLIVMSALGMMFMASANDLLSLFVTLEFSTFGFYVLVAYLREDLASNEAGLKFFILGVFAAGLLAYGISLVYGETGKLVFSDMASAPATPGLIIGFLLIFAALGFKIGAVPFHSWIPDTYHGAPTPVTAFLSIAPKGAAIAILLRLFFVALFTFKPMWVLLLAAVSVLSMTYANIVAIAQTNIKRLLAYSGIAQIGNVLIGMAAGTKMGNDAILFYLLTYLFANIGAFAVVIAMSQAIGSEEINDYSGLNRRSPFLAFSMLLFLLSLAGVPPLAGFIGKIYIFVAAIKEGLYTLITVGLVNIVISMYYYLIVVKKMYIAEPIDPSPIRISGPMKAVVYVGLAGTLLIGIYPQPFIDWVVSATMMFSHLPAPATTGLPPVPPLGG; encoded by the coding sequence ATGAACTTTGAACTCAATATGACGATTGCCGATCTCCTGTTTCTCCTGCCGGAGATCTTTCTGACGCTGTGGCTCTGCCTGGTCTTGATAGTCGACTTTGCCTTTCCCCGACTGCCTAAGGAACAGCTGGCCTACTTGAGCGTCGTGGGTCTCGTCGTCACCCTGGGCTGCCTCGCCTGGTTCGACCTGACGCATATTTCCGGAGCCCTATTCGGAAACATGTTTGTGCTCGATCGCATGTCCATCTTCTTTAAGATGTTCATCGTCGGCGCAAGCATTCTCGTGATCCTCGCCTCCATCGAATATGTCAACCGCTTTGCCTTTTTCAGGGGGGAGTATTACTTCCTCATCGTCATGTCTGCGCTCGGCATGATGTTTATGGCCTCGGCCAACGATTTACTGTCCCTGTTCGTCACGCTGGAATTTTCCACCTTCGGATTCTATGTGCTCGTCGCCTACCTGCGCGAAGACCTCGCGTCAAACGAAGCGGGGCTCAAGTTTTTTATCCTCGGGGTCTTTGCCGCGGGTCTCCTCGCCTACGGAATCAGCTTGGTCTACGGGGAAACCGGCAAGCTGGTCTTTTCAGACATGGCCTCTGCGCCGGCTACGCCGGGTTTGATCATCGGCTTCCTGTTGATCTTCGCGGCGCTCGGTTTCAAAATCGGCGCAGTCCCGTTCCACTCCTGGATTCCGGACACCTATCACGGTGCGCCCACCCCCGTCACAGCGTTTCTCTCCATTGCCCCGAAGGGCGCAGCCATCGCCATCCTGCTCCGGTTGTTCTTCGTTGCCCTGTTCACCTTTAAACCGATGTGGGTGCTCCTGCTCGCAGCGGTCTCCGTCTTATCGATGACCTACGCGAACATCGTGGCCATCGCCCAAACGAATATTAAGCGCCTCCTGGCCTATTCCGGCATTGCCCAAATCGGAAACGTCCTCATCGGAATGGCAGCGGGCACGAAGATGGGGAATGATGCGATCCTGTTTTATCTTCTCACCTATCTGTTCGCCAATATCGGCGCCTTCGCGGTTGTGATCGCGATGAGCCAGGCCATTGGCAGCGAAGAGATCAACGATTACAGCGGACTCAATCGCCGATCGCCGTTTCTGGCTTTTTCCATGCTGCTGTTCCTCCTCTCGCTGGCCGGCGTGCCGCCCTTAGCCGGGTTTATCGGCAAGATCTACATCTTTGTGGCGGCCATTAAGGAAGGGTTGTATACCCTTATTACCGTCGGGCTTGTGAACATTGTGATTTCGATGTACTATTATCTGATCGTCGTCAAGAAGATGTACATTGCCGAACCGATTGACCCATCACCCATTCGGATTTCCGGTCCGATGAAGGCTGTGGTATATGTCGGCCTTGCCGGAACGCTGTTGATCGGTATCTATCCCCAACCCTTCATCGACTGGGTGGTCTCGGCAACGATGATGTTCTCCCATCTCCCGGCACCTGCCACGACCGGTCTTCCCCCCGTCCCCCCTCTCGGCGGCTAG
- a CDS encoding ATP-binding protein, with the protein MDTVTSDRPPLPPIAGDPTPETGATPALSPPQPAKRTLVMRFRELTIERRILAGFSLVFIGILIIGAVSYRNTTILIENSRLDTRSHDLLQLLNNVDVAMDEAENNHRRYLVTGEVVYLKSFRSLTEQKPTYLKYLKDLTTGLPLQESRVDTLQKLIEQQINAETGAIAKRDGGGFEAVRRIALEGAAKRELAAIHRIIGEMEVEERQSLRRRLSESTLSTTNTIVLLALGALLQLVLLASVYYLIRHDITARRKVAAELQLRGELLEAANKELEAFSYSVSHDLRAPLRHIDGYASLLSKSVGDTLNEKAKRYLQTISDSAKQMGQLIDDLLVFSRMGRQEMLHTTVNLDQLIKTILYDLRLDLQGREISWTIDTLPEVPGDPAMLRQVFVNLISNAIKFTGTRPIAKIAIGLERKSAGEITVFVRDNGVGFDMQYLDKLFGVFQRLHRADEFEGTGIGLANVRRIVHRHGGRVWAEGIPDQGATFFVTLPTRRPRT; encoded by the coding sequence ATGGACACAGTGACGAGCGATCGACCGCCGCTGCCTCCGATCGCCGGAGATCCCACCCCGGAAACAGGCGCCACCCCGGCTCTCAGTCCGCCACAACCGGCCAAGCGGACACTCGTCATGCGATTCCGCGAACTGACCATTGAACGCCGGATCCTGGCAGGGTTTAGTCTGGTCTTTATCGGCATCCTCATTATCGGCGCCGTGTCCTACCGCAATACGACCATTCTGATCGAGAACAGCCGCCTGGACACAAGGAGCCATGATCTCCTCCAGCTGTTGAATAACGTGGACGTGGCGATGGATGAGGCGGAAAATAACCATCGCCGTTATCTCGTCACCGGAGAAGTCGTCTACCTGAAGAGCTTCCGGTCACTCACGGAACAGAAGCCAACCTATCTGAAGTATCTGAAAGACCTCACCACAGGGCTCCCGCTGCAAGAAAGTCGAGTCGACACACTCCAGAAACTGATCGAACAGCAAATCAATGCGGAAACCGGGGCGATCGCCAAACGGGATGGAGGGGGATTCGAAGCCGTCCGTCGCATCGCGCTTGAAGGCGCCGCGAAACGCGAGCTCGCGGCCATTCACCGCATCATCGGAGAAATGGAAGTTGAGGAGCGTCAGAGTTTACGCCGTCGCCTCAGCGAATCGACCCTCAGCACAACCAATACCATCGTGCTGCTCGCCCTGGGCGCCCTCCTTCAACTGGTACTCCTCGCCTCTGTCTATTACCTCATACGGCACGATATTACCGCGCGTCGAAAAGTCGCAGCGGAACTGCAACTTCGCGGAGAACTCCTCGAGGCGGCCAATAAAGAGCTTGAGGCATTCAGCTATTCGGTCTCGCACGACCTCCGTGCGCCGCTTCGCCACATTGATGGCTATGCCTCGCTCCTCAGTAAATCAGTCGGCGACACCTTGAATGAGAAAGCCAAACGCTACCTCCAAACGATTTCCGACTCGGCCAAACAGATGGGCCAATTGATTGACGACCTGCTCGTGTTTTCCCGCATGGGACGCCAGGAAATGCTCCATACCACGGTCAATCTCGACCAGCTCATTAAGACCATCCTTTACGATTTACGTCTTGACTTGCAAGGACGGGAAATATCCTGGACAATCGACACACTGCCGGAAGTGCCGGGCGACCCCGCCATGCTTCGACAGGTGTTTGTGAATCTGATTTCGAACGCGATCAAGTTTACCGGAACCCGGCCCATCGCGAAGATCGCCATCGGGCTTGAACGGAAGAGCGCAGGGGAGATCACCGTGTTTGTCCGCGATAACGGCGTGGGATTCGATATGCAATATCTCGACAAGCTGTTCGGCGTCTTCCAACGGCTGCACCGAGCAGATGAATTTGAAGGGACCGGCATCGGCCTCGCCAATGTGCGTCGCATCGTCCATCGCCACGGAGGGCGGGTGTGGGCTGAAGGCATCCCCGATCAAGGCGCGACGTTCTTTGTCACACTCCCAACCAGGAGACCTCGAACATGA
- the nuoK gene encoding NADH-quinone oxidoreductase subunit NuoK codes for MLPLAAYVAVSAILFVIGLLGVLIRRNFIIVLMSVEIMLNAANINLVAFSYYLESMAGQLVALFIIAIAAGEAAIGLAIIIVVFRGKLSTNVDEMNLLKW; via the coding sequence ATGCTTCCGTTAGCCGCCTATGTGGCAGTCAGTGCAATCCTGTTCGTCATCGGACTGCTCGGCGTCCTGATCAGACGCAATTTTATTATCGTGCTGATGTCCGTCGAGATTATGCTCAACGCCGCCAATATCAACCTCGTGGCTTTTTCTTATTATCTTGAATCCATGGCCGGCCAGTTGGTGGCTCTGTTCATCATTGCGATCGCCGCAGGAGAAGCGGCCATCGGCTTAGCCATTATCATTGTTGTGTTCCGCGGAAAGCTCTCAACCAACGTCGATGAAATGAACCTCTTGAAGTGGTAA
- the nuoL gene encoding NADH-quinone oxidoreductase subunit L produces MFDLTDLLIKLIPVFPLLAVIANGLLGSRYSHEVAHRLAWGSVGLSFLCVIGVFADVLRTGATHEVVAYQWIFGGDLTINLAYLVDPLTCVWLLVVTGVGFLIHVYSVGYMHGEAGFTRFFTYMNLFMVSMLLLVMGNNYAVLFIGWEGVGLCSYLLIGYYYDKVSAAKAASKAFVVNRIGDAGFLLAIFLIFINFKTLDYTKVFAQLGQLSPDMATAIALCLLVGAVGKSAQLPLYTWLPDAMEGPTPVSALIHAATMVTAGVYMIVRNHAIFDLSPIAMETVAIVGGCTALFAATIGLVQTDIKRVLAYSTVSQLGYMFLACGIGAYTAAVFHVMTHAFFKALLFLSAGSVIHALSGEQDIRKMGGLSKKIPWTYRLFLIGTIAIAGIPPLAGFWSKDEIMGHAFVNHQFLFYGLAAIGAFLTSFYMFRLTYLTFYGASRMDHHTEEHVHESPMVMVGPLMALGVLSVFGGLILGFPPEHGWLHGFLAPVAGAAGGHETSVATTLLLMGTATGIALLGWGLAHFLYSLSPSTADNWSIKFQGVYTTLLNKYYVDELYDFLFVEPTKRLGEFLDWFDRTVIDGLVNGVAQMAEWGSAGSTWVEKYVVYAGLNVIGLGNHLAARQGRKLQSGMVHHYAAIIVAGLFLLALVVQLIVQK; encoded by the coding sequence GTGTTCGACTTAACTGATCTGCTTATTAAACTGATTCCGGTATTCCCCCTCCTGGCCGTCATTGCCAACGGTCTCCTTGGCAGCCGGTACTCCCATGAGGTCGCCCATCGTCTCGCCTGGGGATCGGTGGGGCTCTCATTCCTCTGTGTCATCGGCGTCTTCGCGGATGTCCTGCGCACCGGAGCCACGCATGAAGTTGTAGCCTATCAATGGATCTTCGGCGGCGACCTCACCATTAACCTGGCCTATCTGGTCGACCCCCTGACCTGCGTCTGGCTCTTGGTCGTCACCGGTGTGGGATTCCTGATTCACGTCTACTCTGTCGGCTACATGCACGGTGAAGCAGGCTTCACGCGCTTCTTCACCTACATGAACCTATTTATGGTTTCGATGCTGCTGCTCGTCATGGGCAACAACTATGCGGTCCTGTTCATCGGGTGGGAGGGGGTCGGACTCTGCTCCTATCTGCTCATCGGCTACTACTACGATAAAGTCTCTGCCGCCAAAGCCGCCTCCAAAGCGTTCGTCGTTAACCGTATCGGTGATGCCGGGTTCCTGTTGGCCATCTTCCTGATCTTCATCAATTTTAAAACACTCGACTACACAAAGGTGTTTGCCCAGCTGGGGCAACTCTCGCCCGACATGGCCACCGCTATCGCCCTCTGCCTGTTAGTCGGCGCGGTCGGGAAATCCGCCCAGCTTCCTCTGTACACCTGGTTGCCGGATGCGATGGAAGGGCCCACACCGGTCAGTGCGCTGATCCATGCCGCCACCATGGTTACGGCAGGGGTCTATATGATCGTCCGAAACCATGCCATTTTCGACCTCTCTCCCATTGCCATGGAGACCGTCGCAATCGTCGGTGGCTGCACCGCCTTATTTGCAGCGACCATCGGACTGGTGCAAACCGACATTAAACGTGTGCTGGCTTACTCGACCGTCAGCCAACTCGGCTACATGTTTCTCGCGTGCGGAATCGGTGCCTATACTGCCGCCGTCTTCCATGTCATGACCCATGCCTTCTTCAAAGCTCTCTTGTTCTTATCCGCTGGTTCGGTCATCCATGCGCTGTCAGGGGAACAGGACATCCGTAAAATGGGCGGGCTTAGCAAGAAGATACCCTGGACCTATCGGCTCTTCCTCATCGGTACCATTGCGATCGCAGGCATCCCCCCGTTGGCCGGGTTCTGGAGTAAAGACGAGATCATGGGCCACGCCTTCGTGAATCACCAGTTCCTCTTCTATGGACTGGCGGCGATCGGTGCGTTCCTCACGTCTTTTTATATGTTCCGGCTGACGTACCTGACCTTCTACGGCGCCTCTCGCATGGACCATCACACAGAAGAGCATGTCCATGAGTCGCCCATGGTGATGGTCGGACCTCTGATGGCGCTCGGCGTGTTATCAGTCTTCGGCGGACTCATCTTGGGATTTCCACCGGAACATGGGTGGCTCCATGGGTTCCTGGCCCCCGTTGCAGGCGCTGCCGGCGGACACGAAACCAGTGTTGCGACCACCCTGCTTCTTATGGGAACAGCCACCGGCATTGCGCTGCTCGGATGGGGCCTGGCTCATTTTCTCTATAGTTTAAGTCCTTCAACCGCGGACAACTGGTCAATCAAATTCCAAGGCGTCTACACAACTCTCTTGAACAAGTATTACGTAGACGAGCTCTATGACTTCCTGTTTGTCGAGCCGACCAAACGGTTGGGGGAATTCCTGGATTGGTTTGATCGGACTGTGATCGATGGTCTCGTCAACGGCGTCGCACAGATGGCCGAATGGGGATCGGCCGGATCGACCTGGGTCGAAAAATACGTGGTCTATGCCGGCCTCAATGTGATTGGACTCGGCAACCATCTGGCCGCTCGCCAGGGGCGCAAGCTCCAAAGCGGCATGGTCCATCACTATGCGGCGATCATTGTCGCCGGTCTCTTCTTGCTGGCGTTAGTCGTACAACTGATCGTCCAAAAGTAA
- the nuoI gene encoding NADH-quinone oxidoreductase subunit NuoI, translated as MSVATLTKKILHAALFYEIWDAMKVTFRHMFHRPITFQYPREQRTLPDTHRGALSLLRYDDGRERCVGCDLCEAACPSRCIKVISAEDPARPLQRYATEFYIDITKCVFCGYCVEACPVNALAMTKMYEFSTHDKRTLLFDKKRLYDIGERHLSDAKKYLYAHNQEKNVEESREYRYYFPQSVLKATQSTPKHLS; from the coding sequence ATGAGCGTTGCCACACTGACAAAAAAGATTCTGCATGCAGCCCTGTTCTATGAGATCTGGGATGCTATGAAGGTGACGTTTCGCCATATGTTCCATCGCCCGATCACGTTTCAGTACCCGCGCGAACAGCGGACCCTGCCAGACACCCATCGGGGCGCATTATCACTGCTGCGCTACGACGACGGCCGCGAACGCTGCGTGGGATGCGATCTCTGTGAGGCCGCCTGTCCGTCCCGTTGCATCAAGGTGATCAGTGCGGAGGACCCAGCCCGGCCTCTCCAGCGCTATGCCACGGAGTTTTACATCGACATCACGAAGTGTGTGTTCTGCGGCTACTGTGTGGAAGCCTGCCCCGTCAATGCGCTGGCCATGACCAAGATGTACGAATTCTCCACGCACGACAAGCGCACCCTCCTCTTCGACAAGAAGCGGCTCTACGACATTGGTGAGCGTCATCTCAGTGACGCGAAAAAATATCTGTACGCCCATAACCAGGAGAAAAATGTCGAGGAGAGTCGTGAGTACCGATACTATTTCCCCCAGTCGGTCCTCAAAGCAACGCAATCGACTCCCAAACATTTGAGCTGA